From a single Microbacterium murale genomic region:
- the sufB gene encoding Fe-S cluster assembly protein SufB codes for MSDVLIDRPELDGLGVYEFGWHDEDAAGAIAKRGLSEDVVRGISGLKNEPEWMLKTRLKGLSLFGRKPMPTWGADLSDIDFDNIKYFVRSTEKQAQSWEDLPVEIRETYERLGIPEAERQRLVAGVAAQYESEVVYHQIREDLEAQGVIFMDTDTALREHPEFFEEYFGTVIPAGDNKFAALNTAVWSGGSFVYVPKGVHVEIPLQAYFRINTENMGQFERTLIIADEDSYIHYIEGCTAPIYKSDSLHSAVVEIIVKKNARVRYTTIQNWSNNVYNLVTKRAVAHEGATMEWVDGNIGSKVTMKYPSIYLMGEHAKGETLSVAFAGPGQHQDAGAKMIHMAPYTQSSIVSKSIARGGGRAGYRGEVRVDANAHHSANTVRCDALLVDTKSRSDTYPAIDIRVDDVQLGHEATVSKVSEEQLFYLQSRGMPEDEAMAMIVRGFIEPIARELPMEYAMELNKLIEMGMEGSVG; via the coding sequence ATGTCGGATGTGCTGATCGACCGCCCAGAACTCGATGGTCTGGGGGTGTATGAATTCGGCTGGCACGATGAAGACGCCGCCGGCGCGATCGCGAAACGCGGCCTGTCCGAGGACGTCGTTCGCGGCATCTCCGGGCTCAAGAACGAACCCGAGTGGATGCTGAAGACCCGCCTGAAGGGTTTGTCGCTGTTCGGGCGCAAACCGATGCCGACCTGGGGTGCAGACCTCAGTGACATCGACTTCGACAACATCAAGTACTTCGTGCGCTCCACGGAGAAGCAGGCGCAGTCGTGGGAAGACCTTCCGGTCGAGATCCGCGAGACGTACGAGCGTCTCGGCATCCCGGAGGCTGAGCGCCAGCGCCTCGTCGCCGGAGTCGCCGCGCAGTACGAGTCCGAGGTGGTGTACCACCAGATCCGCGAGGACCTGGAAGCACAGGGCGTCATCTTCATGGACACCGACACCGCGCTTCGCGAGCACCCGGAGTTCTTCGAAGAGTACTTCGGAACCGTCATCCCGGCCGGCGACAACAAGTTCGCCGCTCTCAACACCGCGGTCTGGTCCGGCGGTTCCTTCGTGTACGTCCCCAAGGGCGTGCACGTCGAGATCCCGCTGCAGGCGTACTTCCGCATCAACACCGAGAACATGGGTCAGTTCGAGCGCACGCTGATCATCGCCGACGAAGACAGCTACATCCACTACATCGAGGGCTGCACGGCTCCGATCTACAAGTCGGACTCGCTGCACTCGGCGGTCGTGGAGATCATCGTGAAGAAGAACGCCCGCGTTCGCTACACGACGATCCAGAACTGGTCGAACAACGTCTACAACCTCGTCACCAAGCGCGCGGTCGCCCATGAGGGCGCCACGATGGAGTGGGTCGACGGCAACATCGGCTCCAAGGTGACGATGAAGTACCCGTCGATCTACCTGATGGGCGAGCACGCCAAGGGCGAGACGCTGTCCGTCGCATTCGCCGGGCCCGGCCAGCACCAGGACGCCGGTGCGAAGATGATCCACATGGCGCCGTACACGCAGTCATCGATCGTCTCCAAGTCGATCGCCCGCGGTGGGGGCCGTGCCGGCTATCGAGGCGAGGTCCGCGTCGATGCCAATGCGCATCACTCCGCGAACACTGTGCGCTGCGACGCTCTTCTCGTCGACACCAAATCGCGCTCCGACACGTACCCCGCGATCGACATCCGTGTGGATGACGTTCAGCTCGGGCACGAGGCCACTGTGTCGAAGGTCAGCGAAGAGCAGCTCTTCTACCTGCAGTCCCGAGGGATGCCGGAAGACGAAGCGATGGCGATGATCGTGCGCGGCTTCATCGAGCCGATCGCACGTGAACTGCCGATGGAGTACGCCATGGAACTGAACAAGCTCATCGAAATGGGCATGGAAGGATCGGTCGGCTAA